One window of the Rufibacter radiotolerans genome contains the following:
- a CDS encoding YgaP family membrane protein: protein MGNTDRVIRVVMAIIFAILYFTNIIGGTMGIVLLVLAAVLLLTSLVAFCPLYALLGFSTCPAKRI, encoded by the coding sequence ATGGGAAACACTGATAGGGTGATCAGGGTGGTGATGGCCATCATCTTTGCCATCCTTTACTTTACCAATATCATTGGCGGTACCATGGGCATTGTATTATTGGTGCTTGCGGCCGTTTTGCTCCTCACCAGCCTGGTGGCATTTTGCCCCTTATATGCTTTGCTGGGGTTCTCCACCTGCCCTGCCAAAAGGATTTAG
- a CDS encoding PorP/SprF family type IX secretion system membrane protein produces the protein MTKKIGAFLLSLLLTAPAWAQQRPQYSQYMINSYLLNPAITGMEDYTDVKIGTRQQWVGLEGAPKTYYVSAHTPLNKALKSVRVQGKGLSSTRTVNQNRFVQAYPHHGVGIQAIRDKTGPLSRTSVNLTYAYHLPITRTVTVAMGASAGLLRNSFNASEATFTNPNDPAITSDYINRNYLDFGLGTWIYSNQFFVGLAGAQLIKSDRDLNSGEEKITSAVLQRHYVGTVGYKFSVRNDLTLIPSVLVKITDPSPVTLDFNLRAVYADRVWVGGSYRNKDAFAIMTGVNISHIMDASYSYDYNTSPLNIANTGSHEIVLGLKLFNKGKVICPRWMH, from the coding sequence ATGACGAAGAAGATAGGTGCCTTTTTGCTTTCGCTGCTCCTGACTGCTCCCGCCTGGGCACAACAGCGGCCACAGTACAGCCAGTACATGATCAACAGCTATTTGCTGAACCCGGCCATTACCGGCATGGAAGACTACACAGACGTGAAGATTGGAACCCGCCAGCAATGGGTGGGCCTGGAAGGCGCGCCAAAAACCTATTACGTAAGCGCCCACACCCCCTTGAATAAAGCCTTGAAAAGCGTGCGGGTACAGGGAAAGGGATTGAGCAGCACGCGGACCGTCAACCAGAACCGCTTTGTGCAGGCCTACCCGCACCACGGCGTGGGCATTCAGGCCATTAGAGATAAAACCGGTCCCTTGAGCCGTACCAGCGTCAACCTGACGTATGCGTACCACCTGCCCATCACTAGGACCGTAACGGTGGCTATGGGCGCCAGCGCGGGGCTTCTCCGGAACAGCTTTAATGCCAGCGAGGCTACGTTTACCAACCCCAATGACCCGGCCATTACCAGCGATTACATTAACCGCAATTACCTTGATTTTGGGCTAGGCACCTGGATTTACTCTAACCAGTTCTTTGTGGGCCTGGCCGGGGCGCAGCTCATTAAAAGCGACCGTGACTTAAATTCAGGGGAAGAAAAGATTACCAGTGCTGTGCTGCAGAGGCATTACGTGGGAACAGTGGGCTATAAGTTCTCCGTAAGGAATGACCTTACCTTAATCCCCTCAGTGCTGGTGAAAATCACCGACCCCAGCCCCGTTACCCTGGACTTTAACCTGCGGGCCGTCTACGCCGACCGCGTGTGGGTGGGAGGTTCTTACCGCAACAAAGACGCGTTTGCCATTATGACCGGCGTGAACATCAGCCACATCATGGATGCCAGCTACTCCTATGATTACAACACCTCACCCCTAAACATCGCCAATACCGGTTCCCATGAGATTGTGCTAGGGCTAAAACTCTTCAACAAAGGCAAAGTCATCTGTCCCCGCTGGATGCACTAA
- a CDS encoding multicopper oxidase domain-containing protein, producing the protein MKNETIIFTNDASTPYPNGDPVDADDSQAQIMAFAVNLDLNPAYPLTPVPPSFNKPLAKVPTATKTRKLILFEGEDEYGRLLPMLGTMEGGAMEFHDPITENPDLNSTEIWEIYNLTPDAHPIHLHLVSFRILSNQKFSGTVNEETGALSNVQLEGPLMLPEPGQAGRKDTYPVAPGEVTRLVATFDKEGLYAWHCHVLSHEDHDMMRPMYIGPLPASMMTAEAEEDAGQLFKVVPNPFSGSATVQVKLKEASEVSVKLLEPERTGGAPYTRATVRERSAPTLLERTGP; encoded by the coding sequence TTGAAAAACGAAACCATTATCTTCACGAATGATGCCAGCACCCCTTACCCGAACGGTGACCCGGTAGACGCAGATGACAGCCAGGCGCAGATTATGGCCTTTGCTGTGAACCTCGACCTTAACCCTGCCTACCCCTTAACGCCGGTGCCACCAAGTTTTAACAAGCCTTTGGCAAAAGTACCCACCGCCACCAAAACCAGAAAACTTATCTTGTTTGAAGGAGAAGACGAATACGGCAGGCTTTTGCCAATGCTGGGCACTATGGAGGGGGGAGCTATGGAATTCCATGATCCTATCACGGAGAATCCGGACCTGAACAGCACTGAAATTTGGGAGATCTATAACCTGACCCCCGATGCGCACCCAATTCACCTCCACCTGGTCTCATTCAGGATACTGAGCAACCAGAAATTTTCCGGGACGGTGAATGAGGAAACCGGAGCTTTGTCTAATGTGCAACTGGAAGGACCGCTCATGCTGCCAGAGCCGGGGCAGGCCGGCAGAAAAGATACCTATCCGGTGGCGCCCGGCGAGGTGACCCGGCTGGTGGCAACCTTTGACAAAGAAGGGCTCTACGCCTGGCATTGCCATGTCCTCTCGCATGAAGACCATGACATGATGCGACCAATGTACATAGGCCCTTTACCTGCTTCCATGATGACAGCCGAAGCGGAAGAAGACGCAGGCCAATTGTTTAAGGTGGTGCCTAATCCATTTTCAGGGTCTGCTACGGTACAGGTGAAACTGAAAGAGGCATCTGAGGTAAGCGTTAAACTACTGGAACCTGAACGGACAGGTGGTGCACCATATACCCGGGCAACAGTACGAGAAAGGAGCGCACCAACTCTCCTTGAACGGACAGGACCTTGA
- a CDS encoding Ig-like domain-containing protein, translating to MHSIKSCLLIFLLLLCTVTLVEAACSVNITPLSPTPVCQGTSVLLTANATSDPAGDTFTYQWVKDGVDIPNATQSTFSATASGNYLVRVSSSSSPPCTVSSVPVTVTVNPIPATPDFITNPTTAQCSGSPIQFTVTNPSLNTSYVWDFGDGSTTVGTSVSHTYTAIGAGSVNFPVTVYGVSQAGCRSANNSRFVTINRKPGFTAPKDSSNFQVCVEEKDTIKVKASLLNNTPVPNDITQYIVDFGDGAGPKVFLPDQFTSTTPIRNSVPYDTTGAFKITIRAIGANGCDSVYTKDFKIDRKPKADFDARSGKKRLIDNQCTPVIIAIQDTSTGGNLTYRYRVTNSQGQPPSGFSYIQGTDSTSREPVLRFDIEGRYTIRLIVSNSCGQDTATQSALIARPEVMLFADSTVCGPATILFDAQKVEYDINLGKVEKSFAWSVSPNTGVTFVNGTTAASKFPEIRFGSPGTFKVTVITENECGNSRDFEMFPAEATITINPLPTAVQFTANSVTICNGDSTTIRPSGPGTSFEFYTQETGGTSLFSGRELKTTGLSTTTVYYVTAKNTQGCESPTRTPFTVNVVPAIGNNTISLTKAQEEICAGKPFPRSITGTTPTGGGGTAFTYTWQSSTTGPSAGFGPASGTSTPPNFTPNALTATTWFRRIVATGSCSPDTSNVVMVNVVQPPASNTISIAGKDKATICQGNNAPQITGSPSGNFTVIWQGSTTSTTAGFSDIAASRGMTDYSPGALTATTWFRRILSTTAGGCSDSSAVVQVVVVLPIGPNTIQSDQTLCSTTSAPAPLIGSTITGGGTAANRTITWESSLTGNANDFTPITGANAQNYTPPTLIQTTYFRRTIRLVEGDCAPSISNVVVITIVPPITGNSISATQTNVCQGAMVMLTGTTAAGGNGELEYLWESSTTSATTGFTPAPSTATNPNNGQNYTSPFISQDTWYRRTVLSKGTACPPDLSNVIAVTVEKAPATPTAEAPNVQTCPGVPATLRVSNPVAGVTYEWFTQQIGGTPVFSGPEVKTGPLSSDATFYVQAVSSNQCKSINRASVKVTVVPIVANAGRDTTIIQGQAVPLRATGGTTYVWTPTTGLSNPNIANPIATPTVTTTYTVTVSSTAGCEATDEITITVLPRIKIVNTFSPNRDGINEVWEIENIENFPEATVEIFNRYGAQVYKSTGNYVPWDGTHNGSPLPLATYYYIIRLNKDDKPFTGSVTIIR from the coding sequence ATGCATTCCATTAAAAGTTGTCTGCTCATCTTTCTGCTGTTACTCTGTACCGTTACGCTGGTAGAGGCTGCTTGCAGTGTGAACATAACGCCCCTTAGCCCAACACCCGTCTGCCAGGGCACTAGTGTTCTTTTAACCGCAAACGCAACCTCCGATCCGGCAGGGGATACGTTTACTTACCAATGGGTCAAAGATGGGGTTGATATTCCTAACGCTACCCAATCAACGTTCAGCGCCACGGCTTCAGGCAATTACCTTGTAAGGGTATCCAGCAGCAGTAGCCCGCCATGTACGGTTTCTTCAGTTCCGGTTACGGTCACCGTTAATCCCATTCCTGCTACCCCAGATTTTATCACTAACCCCACCACAGCTCAGTGTTCTGGTTCACCCATACAGTTTACGGTCACTAATCCTTCTCTTAACACCTCCTATGTCTGGGACTTTGGTGACGGTTCTACCACTGTTGGCACATCCGTAAGCCATACCTATACCGCTATTGGGGCTGGATCAGTAAATTTCCCGGTAACCGTCTATGGTGTTAGTCAAGCAGGTTGTCGGTCGGCCAATAACTCCAGGTTTGTCACTATCAACAGAAAGCCAGGTTTTACCGCCCCCAAAGACAGCAGCAACTTCCAGGTGTGCGTGGAGGAAAAGGACACCATCAAGGTAAAGGCCTCGCTTCTGAACAATACGCCCGTTCCTAATGACATTACCCAGTATATTGTAGACTTTGGGGATGGCGCAGGACCTAAAGTATTTTTGCCAGATCAATTCACCAGTACCACCCCTATCCGGAATTCCGTTCCTTATGATACCACCGGTGCCTTCAAGATTACCATCAGGGCAATTGGCGCCAATGGCTGCGACTCTGTTTACACCAAAGACTTTAAGATTGACCGTAAACCCAAGGCAGATTTTGACGCCCGGTCTGGCAAGAAGCGACTTATAGATAATCAATGTACTCCGGTCATTATTGCTATTCAAGACACCTCCACCGGTGGTAATCTTACTTACCGGTATAGAGTGACCAACAGTCAGGGACAGCCACCCAGTGGCTTTTCTTACATTCAAGGGACAGATTCCACGTCCAGAGAACCCGTTCTTAGGTTTGACATTGAAGGCCGCTATACCATCAGGCTCATAGTATCCAACTCCTGTGGCCAAGACACGGCAACCCAAAGTGCCTTGATTGCTCGGCCGGAGGTCATGCTCTTTGCTGATTCTACCGTTTGCGGGCCCGCCACTATTTTATTCGATGCACAAAAAGTAGAGTATGATATAAATTTGGGGAAAGTTGAAAAAAGCTTCGCATGGTCTGTAAGCCCCAATACCGGGGTAACGTTCGTGAACGGCACCACTGCGGCCTCTAAATTTCCGGAGATCAGGTTTGGCTCCCCGGGCACGTTTAAGGTTACCGTGATCACAGAAAACGAATGCGGAAACTCCCGAGACTTTGAAATGTTCCCTGCAGAAGCCACCATTACCATTAACCCCTTACCTACGGCGGTACAGTTTACGGCCAACAGTGTCACTATCTGTAACGGAGATAGTACCACCATCAGGCCCAGTGGCCCGGGCACCAGTTTTGAGTTTTATACCCAGGAAACGGGCGGCACCAGCCTCTTCTCTGGCCGCGAACTTAAAACTACAGGCCTGTCCACTACCACGGTGTACTATGTGACGGCCAAGAATACCCAGGGCTGCGAAAGCCCTACCCGCACCCCATTCACGGTGAACGTGGTGCCTGCCATCGGTAACAATACCATTTCACTTACCAAAGCGCAGGAAGAGATTTGCGCCGGAAAACCTTTCCCTAGGTCTATCACGGGTACCACCCCTACCGGCGGGGGCGGCACGGCCTTTACCTATACCTGGCAAAGCAGCACTACTGGTCCTTCGGCTGGTTTCGGCCCTGCATCTGGTACCAGTACTCCGCCTAATTTCACTCCCAACGCCTTAACTGCTACCACTTGGTTCAGGAGGATTGTGGCCACCGGTTCCTGCTCGCCAGACACCAGCAACGTGGTCATGGTGAACGTAGTGCAACCTCCCGCCAGCAATACCATTTCTATTGCGGGCAAAGACAAAGCCACTATTTGCCAAGGCAATAACGCCCCCCAGATCACGGGTTCGCCCAGCGGTAATTTCACTGTGATCTGGCAAGGCAGTACCACCAGCACTACGGCAGGGTTCAGTGACATTGCCGCCTCACGGGGTATGACAGACTATTCACCGGGTGCCCTTACCGCTACCACCTGGTTCCGGCGCATACTAAGCACTACGGCCGGGGGCTGCTCAGATTCATCAGCGGTGGTGCAGGTAGTGGTTGTTCTGCCTATTGGCCCCAACACCATCCAAAGCGACCAAACCCTTTGCTCTACCACTTCGGCCCCAGCCCCGTTAATTGGCTCTACCATTACAGGCGGCGGAACGGCAGCTAACCGGACCATTACCTGGGAAAGCAGCCTGACAGGGAACGCCAATGACTTTACGCCTATTACCGGCGCCAATGCCCAGAATTACACGCCGCCTACCCTAATCCAGACCACCTATTTCAGGCGAACTATCCGGTTAGTGGAAGGTGATTGCGCCCCCAGCATCAGTAATGTAGTCGTGATCACGATAGTGCCGCCTATCACAGGCAACTCAATCTCGGCCACTCAAACCAATGTATGCCAGGGAGCCATGGTCATGCTGACCGGCACCACGGCGGCTGGCGGAAACGGGGAGTTGGAGTACCTCTGGGAAAGCAGTACCACCAGTGCCACCACGGGCTTCACGCCTGCCCCTAGCACGGCTACCAACCCTAACAACGGGCAGAACTACACGTCGCCTTTCATTTCACAAGATACCTGGTACCGAAGAACAGTCTTATCAAAAGGTACCGCATGTCCGCCAGACCTGTCTAATGTGATTGCCGTCACCGTGGAGAAAGCGCCTGCTACGCCTACGGCGGAAGCTCCCAATGTGCAAACCTGTCCGGGCGTTCCGGCTACCTTGCGGGTAAGCAACCCCGTGGCGGGCGTCACCTATGAGTGGTTTACCCAGCAGATTGGCGGCACCCCTGTCTTCTCAGGCCCCGAAGTGAAAACCGGTCCGTTGTCTTCAGATGCCACCTTCTATGTGCAGGCCGTGAGTAGTAACCAGTGCAAAAGCATTAACCGGGCCTCTGTGAAGGTGACCGTGGTGCCAATTGTGGCCAATGCAGGACGTGATACCACTATCATTCAGGGGCAAGCCGTACCGCTGCGGGCAACGGGCGGAACTACCTATGTTTGGACCCCAACTACCGGACTTAGTAACCCTAACATTGCTAACCCTATAGCTACGCCAACGGTGACCACCACCTATACCGTTACGGTTTCCTCTACGGCGGGCTGCGAAGCCACCGATGAGATCACTATTACCGTGCTGCCGCGCATTAAAATAGTAAACACATTCAGCCCGAACCGTGACGGCATTAACGAGGTCTGGGAAATTGAGAACATTGAAAACTTCCCAGAGGCCACGGTGGAGATCTTTAACCGCTACGGCGCCCAGGTGTACAAATCAACGGGCAATTACGTGCCCTGGGATGGTACCCACAACGGCAGTCCACTGCCCCTGGCTACTTACTACTACATTATCCGCTTGAACAAAGATGACAAACCTTTCACGGGCAGCGTCACCATTATCAGATAA
- a CDS encoding multicopper oxidase family protein: protein MPRFVNPLPIPSVINATSASGRQAITMTISQFQQDLGLGLKDAFGNPVLTTVWGYNGQYPGPTILATKGKPLYVKWLNRLVDANGNPLSHLLPVDQSIRWANPATPGVPTVTHLHGGHTESASDGLPEAWYTPYAQSKGPTFRKGEEIPYFYENNQDAATIWYHDHALGITRLNVYAGLAGFYLLTDGFEEGLRRSNRLPASPYDIGLAIQDRLFTAEGQLFYPSEPEEEGVGAPSILPEFFGDIILVNGKAWPVLQVEPRQYRFRLLNGSDSRFYNLKLTKGVKMVQIASDHGLLPQPILQEQLLIAPASGKKSS, encoded by the coding sequence GTGCCTAGGTTTGTAAATCCGCTGCCTATTCCCTCGGTAATCAATGCCACTTCTGCCTCTGGCAGGCAAGCCATCACCATGACCATTTCCCAATTTCAGCAGGATCTTGGCCTGGGTTTGAAAGATGCCTTTGGGAACCCCGTCCTGACTACTGTCTGGGGATACAACGGCCAATACCCTGGCCCCACCATTCTCGCCACCAAAGGGAAACCCTTGTATGTGAAATGGCTCAACCGGTTGGTAGATGCCAACGGGAACCCGTTATCGCATTTATTGCCGGTAGACCAGTCCATCAGGTGGGCCAATCCTGCTACCCCGGGGGTGCCTACAGTGACCCACCTGCACGGCGGCCATACAGAATCCGCCAGTGACGGGCTGCCCGAGGCCTGGTATACTCCCTACGCGCAAAGCAAAGGCCCCACCTTTAGAAAAGGGGAGGAAATTCCCTATTTCTATGAAAACAACCAGGATGCCGCCACCATCTGGTACCATGACCACGCCCTGGGCATTACCCGCCTGAACGTATACGCCGGGTTGGCTGGCTTCTATCTTCTCACCGATGGGTTTGAAGAAGGGCTCCGGCGAAGCAACCGCTTGCCCGCTTCGCCTTATGACATTGGGCTGGCTATCCAGGACCGTCTGTTTACCGCAGAGGGCCAGTTGTTCTACCCTTCAGAACCGGAGGAAGAAGGCGTGGGTGCACCCAGCATCTTACCAGAGTTCTTTGGCGATATCATTTTAGTGAATGGGAAGGCATGGCCCGTTTTGCAGGTAGAGCCCCGGCAGTACCGCTTTAGGTTGTTGAATGGGTCAGACTCCAGGTTTTATAACTTAAAGCTGACCAAGGGTGTGAAAATGGTGCAGATTGCCTCAGACCACGGGTTGCTGCCCCAGCCAATCCTGCAGGAGCAACTCCTGATCGCCCCGGCGAGCGGAAAGAAGTCATCATAG
- a CDS encoding MFS transporter: MKYITKTVWVLSIVSLLTDTASEMLYPIMPIYLKTIGFSVVLIGVLEGFAEATAGLSKGYFGKLSDTMGRRVPFVQLGYGLSALSKPMMALFVFPFWVFLVRTLDRFGKGIRTGARDALLSDAATPSTKAKVFGFHRSMDTLGAVLGPSFALLYLYYYPEDYKTLFYIAFIPGLLAILATFYLKESTAPAAKPKASTPFFSFLHYWKDSPAPYRKVVAGLLAFTLFNSSDVFLLLKAKQAGLDDTMVIAIYIFYNLVYALLSFPLGILADKIGLKPILLLGFATFAAVYAGMAMNANVYLFFGLFFLYGFYAAATEGISKAWISNITLKKDTATAIGTYTGLQSICTMLASSLTGFVWFQFGATAAFITTAVATLVVLFYFFTVPAPQPITEETPT, from the coding sequence GTGAAATATATCACCAAGACCGTTTGGGTTCTGTCAATTGTGAGTCTGCTCACAGACACCGCCAGCGAAATGCTGTACCCCATCATGCCTATCTATTTGAAGACCATTGGTTTTTCTGTGGTTCTCATTGGGGTGCTGGAGGGCTTTGCCGAAGCGACCGCCGGGCTAAGCAAAGGGTATTTTGGGAAGCTATCAGATACCATGGGCCGGCGGGTGCCTTTTGTACAGTTGGGCTATGGCTTGAGCGCCCTGTCTAAGCCTATGATGGCCCTCTTTGTATTTCCCTTCTGGGTGTTTCTGGTCAGAACGCTGGATCGGTTCGGGAAAGGGATAAGGACGGGCGCCCGTGATGCCCTGCTTTCAGATGCGGCTACACCGTCCACCAAAGCCAAGGTCTTCGGTTTTCACCGGTCCATGGACACGCTGGGCGCGGTCTTGGGTCCCAGCTTTGCCTTGCTCTACCTTTACTATTACCCGGAAGACTACAAGACCCTTTTTTACATTGCGTTTATTCCTGGCTTGCTGGCCATTCTGGCTACTTTTTACCTAAAGGAAAGTACGGCGCCTGCAGCGAAGCCCAAAGCCTCTACCCCGTTTTTCTCCTTTCTTCATTACTGGAAAGATAGTCCAGCCCCGTACCGAAAAGTGGTAGCGGGCTTACTGGCGTTTACCTTGTTTAACAGCTCAGACGTTTTTCTTTTACTGAAAGCCAAACAAGCCGGGTTAGATGACACCATGGTCATAGCCATTTACATTTTTTACAACCTGGTGTACGCCCTGCTGTCTTTTCCGCTGGGTATCCTAGCTGATAAAATCGGCTTGAAACCCATCCTCCTGCTTGGGTTTGCCACCTTCGCTGCCGTATATGCGGGCATGGCCATGAATGCGAATGTGTACCTGTTCTTCGGGTTGTTTTTCCTGTATGGGTTTTACGCCGCAGCCACTGAGGGGATTTCCAAGGCCTGGATCTCCAATATCACCCTAAAAAAGGACACCGCCACCGCCATTGGCACCTATACCGGGCTGCAGAGCATCTGTACCATGCTGGCCAGTTCCCTGACCGGGTTTGTCTGGTTCCAGTTTGGGGCCACCGCCGCCTTTATCACTACTGCGGTAGCCACCTTGGTGGTACTGTTTTACTTCTTCACCGTTCCTGCCCCGCAACCCATTACCGAAGAAACTCCCACCTAA
- a CDS encoding glycoside hydrolase family 43 protein encodes MVQPQPFRYLVMAALSAAVLTSACEQKRPLGTADAESADSTATADTTAAAPDTANYLSQPLVTDIYTADPSAHVFNNKIYIYPSHDIEAGTPENDNGDHFDMRDYHIFSMDSIGGKVTDHGVALDIKNIPWAKRQLWAPDAAFKNGKYYLYFPVKDKQDVFRIGVATSTSPTGPFKAEAKPIAGSYSIDPAVFTDTDGTSYMYFGGIWGGQLQRWAKGKYDSTATPEPATGNALAPKMAKMRADMLGFEGPVKDVQILDENGKPFQATNHDKRFFEAAWMHKYNGKYYFSYSTGDTHNIAYAIGDSPTGPFTYKGVLLNPVQGWTNHHSIVEFKGKWYLFYHDTQLSNQTHLRNIKVAELTYQPDGTIKTITALKK; translated from the coding sequence CAACCTTTCCGCTACCTGGTTATGGCGGCCCTTTCAGCTGCCGTGCTGACTTCTGCCTGTGAACAAAAGAGACCCCTGGGTACCGCCGACGCGGAGTCCGCTGACTCTACCGCCACGGCAGATACCACCGCTGCAGCGCCAGATACGGCCAACTACCTGTCCCAACCCCTGGTCACCGACATTTATACCGCAGACCCGTCGGCCCACGTGTTCAACAACAAGATCTACATTTACCCCTCGCATGACATTGAGGCCGGCACTCCGGAGAATGACAACGGCGACCACTTTGACATGCGCGATTACCATATCTTCTCCATGGACAGCATAGGCGGCAAGGTTACCGACCATGGCGTGGCGCTGGACATCAAAAACATTCCGTGGGCCAAGCGGCAACTCTGGGCCCCAGACGCGGCCTTCAAAAACGGAAAGTATTACCTGTATTTCCCGGTGAAAGACAAGCAGGACGTATTCAGAATTGGGGTAGCCACCTCCACTTCGCCCACCGGTCCGTTCAAAGCCGAAGCCAAGCCCATTGCCGGCAGCTACAGCATTGACCCCGCCGTTTTCACTGACACAGACGGAACCTCTTACATGTATTTTGGCGGAATCTGGGGCGGCCAGTTGCAGCGCTGGGCCAAAGGCAAGTACGACTCCACCGCTACCCCTGAACCTGCCACCGGCAACGCCCTGGCTCCTAAAATGGCCAAAATGCGCGCTGATATGCTAGGCTTTGAAGGCCCGGTGAAAGACGTGCAGATTCTGGACGAGAACGGCAAACCGTTCCAGGCTACCAACCATGACAAACGGTTCTTTGAGGCCGCCTGGATGCACAAGTACAATGGCAAATATTACTTCTCTTATTCCACCGGAGACACCCATAACATTGCCTATGCTATTGGTGATTCACCTACCGGCCCCTTCACCTACAAAGGCGTGCTCCTGAACCCCGTGCAAGGCTGGACTAACCACCACTCTATTGTAGAGTTCAAAGGCAAGTGGTACTTGTTCTACCATGACACCCAGCTCTCCAACCAAACGCACCTGCGTAACATTAAAGTAGCTGAATTGACCTACCAGCCCGATGGCACCATTAAAACCATCACGGCCCTGAAGAAATAG
- a CDS encoding DUF4256 domain-containing protein: MLATKNQKTLSLEQQEELLHTLKTRFEKNMDRHLGFHWAVVQAKLEASPEKLWSLYEMERTGGEPDVVGFDDTAGHYLFFDCAAESPKGRRSICYDREGLESRKEHAPENNALDMAAAMGIDLLTEQQYRQLQQLGNFDLKTSSWVQTPHGIRKLGGALFCDRRYDHVFTYHNGAQSYYAARAFRGLLKV; the protein is encoded by the coding sequence ATGTTGGCTACCAAAAACCAAAAGACGTTGTCGCTGGAACAACAGGAAGAACTGCTCCACACCTTAAAAACCCGGTTTGAAAAAAACATGGACCGGCACTTAGGCTTTCATTGGGCGGTCGTTCAAGCAAAGTTGGAAGCCAGTCCTGAGAAACTCTGGTCGCTGTATGAAATGGAAAGAACCGGCGGTGAGCCAGACGTGGTAGGCTTTGATGACACAGCCGGCCACTATCTCTTTTTTGACTGTGCTGCTGAAAGCCCCAAAGGCCGCAGAAGTATATGTTATGACCGCGAAGGGCTGGAGTCCAGGAAAGAACATGCCCCGGAAAACAACGCGCTGGACATGGCCGCGGCTATGGGCATTGACCTCTTAACCGAGCAGCAGTACCGCCAATTGCAGCAACTGGGCAACTTTGACCTGAAAACTTCCAGCTGGGTACAAACTCCTCATGGGATTAGGAAACTGGGGGGGGCACTCTTCTGTGACCGCCGGTATGACCATGTTTTTACCTACCATAACGGAGCACAATCTTATTATGCAGCCAGAGCCTTTAGGGGCCTGCTAAAGGTGTAG